The genomic window ATTGGATCAGGTTGAGAAaaagggcttgtttgatatggatttattttaaaatttactgTTTCTTTAGAAAagaattgtttgataaaaaatcaaattatttgggTTGATCAAAGTATCCCTAGTATTTAgtattataacaatattattatttttaacatcaaACCTTAGTACAAAATCAAGCCAAATTTTGTCGTGTTTCTGCGTTTTATTTGAAAGGTTACAGGAGTAAAGATCAATGTTCAAGTGGTGAAGAACAAGCTGGCTCCTCCTATGAAGAAAGCTGATATAGAGATATTGTTTGGAAAAGGAATTTGCTGTGTATCTGAGGTCTTGGAACTGGCTAGTGAATATAGTGTAATTTCAAGAGAAAATGGCCATTACTTAATGGACGGGCGTGTTTTTAGAACTAAACAAGAAGCTGAAGGCTACTTGGTTGAAAACAGTGTCCGGCTAGAGGAAATGGTAAAATCGTTAAGAACCCTTCTTTTTTCGGAAATCAAATGATAATGTTCAAGGTCTGAAAATTTGGTAGGAAAGATTCCATCGAAAATTTTCTGGAAAAAAATGCTTCTTTCTTcagaaattttaaattgttcttCGGTTGAAGAGCTCTGTCCAGTGAGAAGCTATAAGAATAATGTGAAATTGGTTTTGCATTATGATGTTTGGGTGTTCATGCTGTAATCTGCAGATTAGGTAAGTCCTAAAAAATTGCTCCCTTTTTACGTTTTCTTTATGTAGATTTCTTAGTGAACTTAATCTCGATTGAACCTTATGGCTTAGGACACAAGTTTAGGGaaaattagaaattagaatCTCAGTTATTGATGGTTGGTTTTGGTTTATTTGCATAATGTAATTTAAAACTTTGTATGCAGACACATTTGTATTTCTGTTTGACAAAGTTTctatgtgatatatatatttttaaaacttagtGTTTTTTAGATCATCTCATCAATTATTAGAACTTAGAACTGGGATTGagttataattgttttaatacattttttctttgttttgtttaaacaaCCAAAAAGTTGGTATTATTTGGCAGGCATAAACTTAGCCTTGCTGGTTTATACAATTCCTATGTGAAAATTTTTACATCCCAGAAGATTGTTTCAGGACACCATACATCTAAAAAGATGAGAATGAAACACCATATTTGGAATTGATATTTTGTCAATATTAGTCACAACCATGATCTCATTGAAAGTATCTTTTTTATGGTTTGGTATAAGGATTGTCTTTTTGGATCATGACCTAGACTCTAGtgttattttatactttatttggtagacaaattattttttgattcaTGATCCAAGGACCAAGGTTATTTTCTGATTATAGATCCCAAGAATATTTTCTGACTCTGGATCATGATCTGGATTGTGTTCTAAATTCTCGTGATTAATGACAGACATTAATAATGCATGTTTTCCAGGattaaaatgtgataacaaaGTGGCTTACACGAACTCAAATCAACCCCCACTCAATAaagaaaattacaaaaaaaagtCTCATTTTGTCACAAATTTAGCCAAAGCGTTGTTTATGTGTGTAAATTGTATCCCATGCTTGTTTTTTTTACATGTCAAACAATTGTAGTATTTCGATAGAGAATATACAACCTGCTGGTCTTTCATGTCCTTAATCATCTTTTTTTCAGATCTGGACTCTTGTTTTTCAAAAGATTCTTGATTTATATGGAAAATCTTGATCATAAGTTCCCAGCCTTAGCCTCGGTGTGCTTGTTGATCTCAACTTAGCCTTGACAGATTCTGTGGCAGCCATATAAGTTGGCAAGGCTGGAGAATTCACCATACAACTGTCATTCAATACTGATTTTTGTTCAGTTCGGTTAAATGATCTCCTTGGGAGTGCAATTGGGGAATCAGGCTCTTCCTTCCTCAAACTTGATTGCATTCTTATGAATGTTTCGGCTTCTATAAAATTCGAGGAAACAGTTGATCTTGATTTGGATAATTCCCTCTTTCTTGATCCATTAATACCCGCTCCTTCCACTTCTAGAAGTGGGCTCATCATCCTCCCATTGTCAATCATTGAATTCT from Impatiens glandulifera unplaced genomic scaffold, dImpGla2.1, whole genome shotgun sequence includes these protein-coding regions:
- the LOC124917387 gene encoding DNA repair protein recA homolog 2, mitochondrial-like, which encodes VAALIPGKCIDALAGEDYKISQSRIMTQALRKIQSSLCNFETLVIFINQVRSKVTSNKGFKHAEIVTCGGNALPFYAAVRLRIFRTGLLKMNDEVTGVKINVQVVKNKLAPPMKKADIEILFGKGICCVSEVLELASEYSVISRENGHYLMDGRVFRTKQEAEGYLVENSVRLEEMVKSLRTLLFSEIK